In Capra hircus breed San Clemente unplaced genomic scaffold, ASM170441v1, whole genome shotgun sequence, the following proteins share a genomic window:
- the LOC102171593 gene encoding antigen WC1.1-like: MVSEDQQCAGWLEVFYNGTWGSVCRSPMDDVTVSIICSQLGCGDSGSLNTSEEEPRAVQLLPPAQVHQPRPLPCGSQGLLPPTRAVTGGAAAFSDREKLRLRGGDSECSGRVEVWHSGSWGTVCDDSWSLAEAEVVCQQLGCGQALEAVRAATFGPGNGSIWLDGVQCRGRESSLWDCAAEPWGQNDCKHEEDAGVRCSGVRTTLPTTTAGTRTTSNSLPGIFSLPGVLCLILGALLFMVLVILVTQLLRWRAERRALSSYEHALAEAVYEELDYLLTQKEGLGSPDQRTDVPTENYDDVEEVPVPGTPPASQGSEEEVLPEKDDGVRSSQTGSCLNFSREAADPGEGEESLWLLQGKKGDAGYDDVELSALGTSPVTFS, translated from the exons ATGGTGAGCGAGGACCAGCAGTGTGCTGGGTGGCTGGAAGTTTTCTACAACGGGACCTGGGGGAGTGTCTGCCGCAGCCCCATGGACGATGTCACCGTGTCCATCATCTGCAGTCAGCTTGGCTGTGGGGACAGCGGAAGTCTCAACACCTCT GAAGAAGAGCCAAGAGCTGTCCAGCTGCTGCCCCCTGCACAGGTACatcagccccgccccctcccctgtgGCTCCCAGGGGCTCCTTCCTCCCACCAGGGCAGTCACAGGAGGGGCTGCTGCCTTTTCAGACAGAGAGAAGCTCCGACTCAGGGGAGGAGACAGCGAGTGCTCAGGGCGGGTGGAGGTCTGGCACAGCGGCTCCTGGGGAACCGTGTGTGATGACTCCTGGAGCCTGGCAGAGGCCGAGGTGGTGTGTCAGCAGCTGGGCTGTGGCCAGGCCCTGGAAGCCGTGCGGGCCGCGACATTTGGCCCTGGAAATGGGAGCATCTGGCTGGATGGGGTGCAGTGCAGGGGCCGGGAATCCTCCCTGTGGGACTGTGCTGCAGAGCCCTGGGGGCAGAACGATTGCAAACACGAGGAGGATGCTGGTGTGAGGTGCTCTG gtGTAAGGACAACATTGCCCACGACAACAGCAG GGACCAGAACAACCTCAAATTCTCTCCCTGGCATCTTCTCCCTGCCTGGGGTCCTCTGCCTCATCCTGGGAGCCCTTCTCTTCATGGTCCTTGTcatcctggtgactcagctgctcAGATGGAGAGCAGAGCGCAGAG CCTTATCTAGCTATGAACATGCTCTTGCTGAAGCTGTGTATGAGGAGCTCGATTACCTTCTGACACAGAAGGAAGGTCTGGGCAGCCCAG ATCAGAGGACTGATGTCCCTACTGAAAATTATGATGATGTTGAAGAAGTACCAGTGCCTGGAACTCCTCCTGCCTCTCAGGGGAGTGAGGAGGAAGTGCTCCCAGAGAAGGACGATGGGGTGAGGTCCTCTCAGACAG gCTCTTGTCTGAACTTCTCCAGAGAGGCTGCTGATcctggggaaggagaagagagcctCTGGCTGCTCCAGGGGAAGAAAGGGGACGCTGGGTACGATGATGTTGAACTCAGTGCCCTGGGAACATCCCCAGTGACTTTCTCGTGA
- the LOC108634700 gene encoding antigen WC1.1-like has translation ETRPKCYPSATTLCLNQQDLWPQRRAPHTAQVRVPRDRRPFSFPRSPPHCPISLSSDSRQIRLVDGGGLCAGRVEILDQGSWGTICDDGWDLDDARVVCRQLGCGEALNATRSAHFGAGSGPIWLDDMNCAGNESQVWMCPSRGWGQHDCRHKEDAGVICSGQHSTLSTGWGRGGTLEDGDLSPER, from the coding sequence GAAACCAGACCCAAGTGCTACCCCAGTGCCACCACTTTGTGTCTGAACCAGCAGGATCTGTGGCCTCAGAGGAGAGCACCCCATACTGCTCAGGTGAGGGTCCCACGGGACAGAAGACCCTTCTCATTCCCCAGGTCACCGCCCCAttgtcccatttctctctcctcagacagCAGACAGATCCGCCTGGTGGACGGGGGCGGTCTCTGCGCCGGGAGAGTGgagatccttgaccagggctcctggggcaccatctgtgatgaTGGCTGGGACCTGGATGATGCCCGCgtggtgtgcaggcagctgggctgtggagaagcccTTAATGCCACGAGGTCTGCTCACTTTGGGGCAGGATCAGGGCCCATCTGGCTGGACGACATGAACTGTGCTGGAAATGAGTCCCAGGTGTGGATGTGCCCTTcccggggctgggggcagcaCGACTGCAGACACAAGGAGGACGCGGGGGTCATCTGCTCAGGTCAGCACTCCACACTGTccacaggctgggggaggggtgggacccTGGAGGACGGGGATCTGAGCCCTGAGAGATAG